A stretch of the Bordetella genomosp. 8 genome encodes the following:
- a CDS encoding response regulator transcription factor yields the protein MQRVGSVVIVDDHPMIRFAVRTILEQSGWDVVAEVATGVDALTAAREHRPDLIVLDIGIPKMDGLMVISRLRADGRDHKPGIVVLTAQNPDHLAARCLHAGASGFVYKGKELQELVSAAKAVLQGNTYFPTVALHPSGERGTAMSEAALIEQLSDRELVVLQHLARGALNKTIAATLMLSEKTVSTYKSRLQEKLNAATLLELTDIARRNGLV from the coding sequence GTGCAAAGAGTAGGAAGCGTCGTGATCGTCGACGATCACCCCATGATCCGCTTCGCGGTCAGGACGATACTGGAGCAAAGCGGCTGGGACGTCGTGGCGGAAGTGGCCACGGGCGTGGATGCATTGACCGCCGCGCGCGAACACCGCCCGGACCTGATCGTGCTGGATATCGGCATACCCAAAATGGACGGGCTGATGGTGATCAGCCGCCTGCGCGCGGACGGCCGCGACCACAAACCTGGCATCGTGGTGCTGACGGCGCAGAATCCGGATCACCTGGCCGCGCGCTGCCTGCACGCGGGGGCCTCCGGTTTCGTATACAAGGGCAAGGAACTGCAGGAACTTGTCAGCGCCGCCAAGGCCGTGCTGCAGGGCAACACCTATTTCCCGACGGTGGCGCTGCACCCCAGCGGCGAACGCGGCACGGCGATGAGCGAAGCCGCGCTGATCGAACAGCTCTCCGATCGCGAACTGGTAGTGCTGCAGCACCTGGCGCGTGGCGCATTGAACAAGACCATAGCCGCCACGCTGATGCTCAGCGAGAAAACCGTCAGCACGTACAAGAGCCGGCTGCAGGAAAAACTGAACGCCGCCACGCTGCTCGAACTTACCGATATCGCCAGGCGCAACGGCCTGGTGTGA